One genomic window of Trichlorobacter lovleyi includes the following:
- a CDS encoding nucleotidyltransferase family protein yields the protein MKRTVAAVLLAAGKSSRMGSCKPLLPLGDGTVISRCLDTLQRGGVNEVVVVVSLQGEAVARAARDHGVRCVVNPDEGGDMASSIRVGRDSITPETSGIIVALCDYPLVLPDTVTALIDQHLLHPESIITPTCGGRRGHPLLLPRLMLEELSEGNTLRDLLQKDAARIRDLPLEDSGVLIDMDTPDDYRAVCALLP from the coding sequence ATGAAAAGGACCGTGGCCGCAGTGCTGCTGGCAGCCGGTAAATCAAGCCGTATGGGCAGTTGCAAGCCACTCCTGCCTCTGGGAGACGGGACGGTCATAAGCCGTTGCCTGGATACGCTTCAGCGTGGCGGAGTCAACGAGGTTGTGGTTGTTGTGTCGCTGCAGGGGGAGGCGGTTGCCCGTGCGGCCCGTGATCATGGGGTGCGGTGCGTGGTAAATCCGGACGAAGGCGGGGATATGGCCTCATCCATCCGGGTCGGCCGCGACAGCATCACTCCGGAAACCAGCGGGATCATCGTCGCCCTCTGCGATTACCCGCTGGTGTTGCCGGACACGGTAACGGCGCTGATCGACCAGCATCTGCTGCACCCTGAATCGATTATCACCCCCACCTGCGGGGGACGCCGTGGACACCCGCTGCTGCTGCCACGCCTCATGCTTGAAGAACTGAGCGAGGGGAACACCCTGCGGGATTTGCTGCAAAAAGATGCTGCACGAATCCGCGACCTTCCGCTTGAGGATAGCGGGGTCCTGATCGACATGGACACCCCTGACGATTACCGTGCCGTGTGTGCACTGCTTCCGTAG